Proteins encoded in a region of the Nicotiana tomentosiformis chromosome 9, ASM39032v3, whole genome shotgun sequence genome:
- the LOC104119984 gene encoding uncharacterized WD repeat-containing protein C17D11.16-like isoform X2, protein MIAAISWVPKGIAKAVPAAAEPPSKEEIEELLKSGLLDKSEDSDNEEAEEDMNVDEFKENEDDEVAVALAAANALGKATKDVSLGTDDIANGLKELNMEKYDDEEDDIELFGSGLKDLYYPSNDMDPYLKDKDNDSEEDEDMTIKPDDSIIVCASNDDDVSHLEIWILEVLSDGTVNMYVHHEIIIPAFPLCTAWLDCPIKSGEGKGNFIAVGSMELAIEIWDLDLDEVQPAAVLGGIADIKKKGKKKTIKYKKDSHSDSVLGLAWNKEYRNMLASASADQSVKVWDVNTSSCTVTMNDHTDKVQAVAWNPFASQILLSGSFDHTVCLKDVRYPSHGGYKFPVSADVESLAWDPHSEHSFVVSLENGTVTSFDIRLASSDPTSATKPCFTIHAHDKAVSSMSFNPLVPNLLATGSTDKMVKLWDLSNNQPSCIATRNTKAGAVFSVSFSDDCPFFLAIGGSKGKLQLWDISSEDAVLNKYGKYAAQKRPPKS, encoded by the exons TGAAGATAGTGATAATGAGGAAGCTGAAGAAGATATGAATGTTGATGAATTCAAGGAAAATGAGGATGATGAAGTTGCTGTTGCATTAGCAGCTGCTAATGCACTTGGAAAAGCTACAAAAGATGTCTCTCTAGGAACCGATGACATAGCAAATGGTTTAAAGGAATTGAACATGGAAAAGTACGATGACGAGGAGGATG ACATTGAGCTTTTCGGTTCGGGACTCAAAGACTTGTACTACCCAAGTAATGACATGGACCCGTATCTCAAGGATAAG GATAATGACTCTGAGGAGGATGAGGACATGACAATAAAACCTGACGATTCTATTATAGTTTGTGCAAGCAATGATGATGATGTCAGTCATCTCGAG ATTTGGATTTTGGAAGTTTTATCAGATGGTACTGTAAACATGTATGTTCATCATGAGATTATTATTCCTGCGTTTCCTCTCTGCACAGCATGGCTCGATTGCCCTATTAAAAGTGGCGAGGGGAAAG GGAACTTCATAGCTGTGGGCTCAATGGAACTAGCAATTGAAATTTGGGACCTAGAC TTGGATGAGGTGCAACCAGCTGCTGTATTAGGTGGAATCGCTGACATAAAGAAAAAGGGGAAGAAG AAAACCATCAAATACAAAAAGGATAGCCACTCCGATTCAGTACTTGGTCTCGCTTGGAACAAGGAGTATAG GAATATGCTTGCCAGTGCTAGTGCTGATCAATCAGTCAAGGTTTGGGATGTGAATACCAGCAGCTGTACTGTCACTATGAACGACCATACTGACAAG GTTCAAGCAGTTGCATGGAATCCATTTGCATCACAGATTCTTCTGAGCGGGTCATTCGATCATACAGTTTGCTTG AAGGATGTGAGGTATCCATCTCACGGTGGATATAAATTTCCAGTATCCGCTGATGTTGAAAGCTTGGCTTGGGATCCACATTCTGAGCATTCATTTGTG GTCAGCTTGGAGAACGGTACAGTTACTAGTTTTGATATCCGTCTTGCTAGTTCTGATCCGACTTCCGCGACGAAGCCATGTTTCACTATCCATGCTCATGATAAGGCAGTGTCATCGATGTCTTTTAATCCTCTAGTCCCAAAT CTTCTTGCAACTGGTTCCACGGACAAGATG GTTAAACTATGGGATTTGAGCAACAACCAACCTTCTTGTATtgcaacaaggaatacaaaagcT GGAGCTGTCTTCTCTGTTTCTTTCTCAGATGATTGCCCCTTTTTTCTTGCTATTGGTGGTTCTAAAGGGAAGTTGCAG CTATGGGATATTTCTTCAGAAGATGCGGTGTTGAATAAATACGGGAAATATGCCGCGCAAAAAAGGCCGCCCAAATCGTAA
- the LOC104119984 gene encoding uncharacterized WD repeat-containing protein C17D11.16-like isoform X1, whose protein sequence is MIAAISWVPKGIAKAVPAAAEPPSKEEIEELLKSGLLDKSEDSDNEEAEEDMNVDEFKENEDDEVAVALAAANALGKATKDVSLGTDDIANGLKELNMEKYDDEEDDIELFGSGLKDLYYPSNDMDPYLKDKDNDSEEDEDMTIKPDDSIIVCASNDDDVSHLEIWILEVLSDGTVNMYVHHEIIIPAFPLCTAWLDCPIKSGEGKGNFIAVGSMELAIEIWDLDVLDEVQPAAVLGGIADIKKKGKKKTIKYKKDSHSDSVLGLAWNKEYRNMLASASADQSVKVWDVNTSSCTVTMNDHTDKVQAVAWNPFASQILLSGSFDHTVCLKDVRYPSHGGYKFPVSADVESLAWDPHSEHSFVVSLENGTVTSFDIRLASSDPTSATKPCFTIHAHDKAVSSMSFNPLVPNLLATGSTDKMVKLWDLSNNQPSCIATRNTKAGAVFSVSFSDDCPFFLAIGGSKGKLQLWDISSEDAVLNKYGKYAAQKRPPKS, encoded by the exons TGAAGATAGTGATAATGAGGAAGCTGAAGAAGATATGAATGTTGATGAATTCAAGGAAAATGAGGATGATGAAGTTGCTGTTGCATTAGCAGCTGCTAATGCACTTGGAAAAGCTACAAAAGATGTCTCTCTAGGAACCGATGACATAGCAAATGGTTTAAAGGAATTGAACATGGAAAAGTACGATGACGAGGAGGATG ACATTGAGCTTTTCGGTTCGGGACTCAAAGACTTGTACTACCCAAGTAATGACATGGACCCGTATCTCAAGGATAAG GATAATGACTCTGAGGAGGATGAGGACATGACAATAAAACCTGACGATTCTATTATAGTTTGTGCAAGCAATGATGATGATGTCAGTCATCTCGAG ATTTGGATTTTGGAAGTTTTATCAGATGGTACTGTAAACATGTATGTTCATCATGAGATTATTATTCCTGCGTTTCCTCTCTGCACAGCATGGCTCGATTGCCCTATTAAAAGTGGCGAGGGGAAAG GGAACTTCATAGCTGTGGGCTCAATGGAACTAGCAATTGAAATTTGGGACCTAGACGTA TTGGATGAGGTGCAACCAGCTGCTGTATTAGGTGGAATCGCTGACATAAAGAAAAAGGGGAAGAAG AAAACCATCAAATACAAAAAGGATAGCCACTCCGATTCAGTACTTGGTCTCGCTTGGAACAAGGAGTATAG GAATATGCTTGCCAGTGCTAGTGCTGATCAATCAGTCAAGGTTTGGGATGTGAATACCAGCAGCTGTACTGTCACTATGAACGACCATACTGACAAG GTTCAAGCAGTTGCATGGAATCCATTTGCATCACAGATTCTTCTGAGCGGGTCATTCGATCATACAGTTTGCTTG AAGGATGTGAGGTATCCATCTCACGGTGGATATAAATTTCCAGTATCCGCTGATGTTGAAAGCTTGGCTTGGGATCCACATTCTGAGCATTCATTTGTG GTCAGCTTGGAGAACGGTACAGTTACTAGTTTTGATATCCGTCTTGCTAGTTCTGATCCGACTTCCGCGACGAAGCCATGTTTCACTATCCATGCTCATGATAAGGCAGTGTCATCGATGTCTTTTAATCCTCTAGTCCCAAAT CTTCTTGCAACTGGTTCCACGGACAAGATG GTTAAACTATGGGATTTGAGCAACAACCAACCTTCTTGTATtgcaacaaggaatacaaaagcT GGAGCTGTCTTCTCTGTTTCTTTCTCAGATGATTGCCCCTTTTTTCTTGCTATTGGTGGTTCTAAAGGGAAGTTGCAG CTATGGGATATTTCTTCAGAAGATGCGGTGTTGAATAAATACGGGAAATATGCCGCGCAAAAAAGGCCGCCCAAATCGTAA